One Eriocheir sinensis breed Jianghai 21 chromosome 61, ASM2467909v1, whole genome shotgun sequence genomic window, atgaccctggtggtagtttgacccttcttctgtaccctgaacctaaaaacatatatttgacaaggctttcgtaggagttgtgggcatttccaggagtagttttatgaccctggtggtagtttgacccttcttctgtaccctgaacctaaaaacatatatttgacaaggctttcgtaggagttgtgggcatttccaggagtagttttatgaccctggtggtagtttgacccttcctgtgtaccctgaacctaaggaaacactcattagaacccgactgacccgctctttgacctgtataaatagttgatgtgaccaacaataaactatcaaagAATAACGTTTTAAATAATAAGACAAAATAGGTCCTGCGGGCGAGACGGTCCATCCGGCGTGTAAACAAGGCCGTGGACGCTGCCCTGATCCACACTGTCCCGCCCCCTGCccgccctgacctgacctgacctgacccggcACCCCAGACACCCCAGCCACACGTCAAGAACACCAGCTCAACACCCCATCGCTCCAGCACGCCAGCACAGCACCGGGGAGGAGGAGTTAAGACCCGTCGAGGGGAGGTGATCTTGAGGGTGAGGGAGCTGGAGACGGGGAGAAGGATAATTaaaggataaggaggggaggaatgaaggataaCTAAaggctgtgaaggaaggaaggaagaataattaaaggctacgaaggaaggaaggataactaaagactgaagaaaggaaggaaggaaaaatagaggctACAAAGGAAGGATAACTAAagactgtgaaggaaggaaggataactaAAGgctacgagggaaggaaggataactaaagactgaagaaaggaaggaaggataactaaaggctgagaaggaaggaaggataactaAAGgctacgagggaaggaaggataactaaagactgaagaaaggaaggaaggataactaaaggctgagaaggaaggaaggataactaaagactgagaaggaaggaaggataactaAAGgctacgagggaaggaaggataactaaagactgaagaaaggaaggaaggataactaaagactgaagaaaggaaggaaggataactaaaggctgagaaggaaggaaggataactaAAGTCtacgagggaagaaaggaagaataactaCAGgctattaaggaaggaaggaagaataactaAAGgctacgagggaaggaaggaagaataactaAAGGCTGTGAAGGAAGACTTAAggctatgaaggaaggaagaattaactAAAGGCTACGGAGGAAGGAAGATCATGGAGTAACAACCTTAGAAGCAATAATATACGTCAGAGGTctacagaagaaggagaagaagaataactAACGGCCATGAGAAGAAGAACCAAAGGCTAAGAGAGAAGAATACCTTAAGGCTACGAGGAAAGGAAGACCAAGGAGTGACAATATAAGAAGCAATAGAAGGCGTCAGAGGtcaacagaagaaaaaggagaagttgggcgtggagggaggatgaaggcgCTGACAGTCAAGTGGAGTGGGAAGGAGTATGAggtggaggtggacgaggagaacATGACGGTCAAGGACTTCAAGGACGCCATAGAGAAGCAGACTGGCGTGCGGCCCCTCAGACAGAAACTGCTCAACCTTAAGCTGAAAggtgtgtgtctttctgtttatGTGTCTGTAGGTGAATATTTTTTGTCAATTATCTGTTTATCTAAATATCTGTGTGTGTCCTTACCTCCTTCTATTTTCACAGGACTGAGTCAAGTTCAGTGTTCTGCCTTTTGATATTATCTCATTATTTACTGAAAATTGTCAGTATTTTCGGGGTAAAATTCCAGAAATATGCCCACCAAATGCCAGTGATAACAGCCAATGGTGCAGTGTGAAGCGTGTCACACGTTTATCCTTAACAATTGAACAACATATCTAACCAAATTAAATTCAACTGAAGCAAGCCTGGTCCAACttaaatctaatctaacctaaccagaccCGTGTTCCACCACAAAAATGTGATTGATGGAAATACCTTGATATATCCCTCCATATTTTCAGAAAGTAATATCTCAAAGCAGTGTTTTGCAGTGGTAAAGCAATACAGCAGTGTGCTTTATGTGCATGAAGTATATACTTCTTATAGCACAAAGGTGTCCTTCGCAGTGACGAGTGTACTTCTGGAATACTTTGATGTATTCCTCTGTCTGGAACACTGAATATCCTCACATCCTTCTCTAATATTTTCCTACATGATCATTTACTATTAAAGTGTATAACACCAGTAAATGAGTAAGTAGTGCTACAGAATTAGCTTGGAATAATTAAAGAAATATTTGTTTGATGTTTCTATTCCAGGAAAGTTACCCGACGATGAGACAAAGATGGGAGCGCTTGGCCTGCGCCCAGGAACCAAGGTGGGTGCCAAGTAGCCTCCTGCTGACTGTGGCTGCACTAACTTTGCTCTGAGTGTGTCCTGACATGTGCAGGGACTGGTGCATGAGGACCTAGGTAGTTAGGTAACAGTCCTTCATTTCTCATATCTGCTGCCACAAATTAGATCCtaatagataaagaaaattaaataaaaagctTAGCTATTGAatcttttttttaaataaatcaaAAAGTTTCATTATTGGAAGTCAATTTCAAATCTTCAGATGTGACATTTTTATTGTTAGAAAAAggtacaatgagagagagagagagagagagtgctgtcATCACAAGCAGCCCTCACCCACCAGTGTAATGACTGATGTTTGCTGTCCGGCAGATCATGATGATTGGCTCCCTGGAGAGCAGTGTGGCGGAGGCGCAGCGCATCCCCGAGAACTTGCCGCCAGTCATCAATGACCtggacatagaggaggaggaggtggccatCGAGAACAGGTCCGAGTACCTGCAGAAGGTAAGGTGACGAGGAGCAGGTTGTAGTGTCTTCGCTTCTGCTGGACTTTGTTTGTTACTTAAGAACATTTTTCACTGAATCTTGCATTGGGGGTATGGAATATATTGTTTTCACCAGTCGTCACCTTGTTGCTGAATGCCACACCACCATATGTTAAAGTGTTTTTCATGGCTGTGATGATAGGAAAAATACAATCACTGTCAATAAGACATTCTAGGTGTTTGGAATACTTTTAAATGGCATACATCATGTTAAAATGTCTTTCTTACCTTAAGATTACTTTGAAAAGGCAGTAAATTACTAAGCATAGTTTTCTGGTCTGAAAAAACATATTTATACTATATGAAAGTTTCCTCAACACTGATTTTCTGACTTAGGAAAAATGCAGTTTTAAAAAAAGCCAGACTAGGTACCTTCTTAAGACAGCTTCGTGGGGTCTGGCACACAGGTGGAGAAACGCGTCAAGGAGTACAAGGTGAAGATGCTCAACTGCATGCGGCCGGGGAAGAAGCTGCTGGTGCTGGACATTGACTACACCCTCTTTGACCACCGCTCCACCGCAGAGACCGGCGCCGAGCTGATGCGGCCATACCTGCACGAGTTCCTCACCTCAGCCTACAAGGTATTCCCTGCTGCCCTGGGTTAGAGGGGGACAACAGGAGCTTAGGTCTGGCTGAGGTTGATTTTATGGGTGTAAAAGCACAAAGTTGAGGCAGAGTGACAGTTGCTTGTATATAAGGtatgggagagtgaggggaggaaggttaAGGGATTTGGAGGGTAGGTTATGAGGTCTAAGGTTAATTAatactttgttgttgtttattttgggATATTTGTTGCCTTAtctctctgtccctccacttCTATAACCTATTttatctcatcctcttcctacttctctcattgcattcactttcattttctctttctcagcatctcaggtgtttgggggctgttGAGTAGGCAGCTTGTTTGTATGTTGCCTTATTTCTCTGTCCCTCCACTTCTATAACCTATTTTATCtcatcctcttcctgcttctctcattgcattcactttcattttctctttctcagcatctcaggtgtttgggggctgatGAGTAGGCAGCTTATAGTCTCCCCATTCATCCATTGTTGCCTTATCACTCTGTCCCTCCACTTCTATAACCTATTttatctcatcctcttcctacttctctcattgcattcactttcattttctctttctcagcatctcaggtgtttgggggctgttGAGTAGGCAGCTTATAGTCTCCCCACTCATCTACCTGCGTCAAATCTTATAATAATGGCATAAAAACTCTACCTTCACACTAGCTTCTTGTATACGATAGGAGTCAAGAGAATAAGTACCTATCTTTCTGTTATAAGTTTATCTTGACACCCAAATCCACCGTTTCAGGACTACGATATCGTGATCTGGTCGGCCACAAGCATGAAGTGGATCGTGGAGAAGATGAAGCTGCTGGGCGTCTCCAACCACCCCGACTACAAGATTGCCTTCTACCTCGACTCCCTGGCCATGATCACCATCGAGACGCAGAAGTATGGCGTCATTGAGGTGTGTGCTGGGCGTGGgtgggaggggatgagggagggttCGGGGAGACCTTTTTGCCACTTACTCTGAGGTGgtgttttgtcattttcttatttaccagaaatttacagaaaatatgggcgggtgtgtggtggagggatgagggagggttCGGGGAGACCTTTTTGCCACTTACTCTGAGGTGGTGTTTTGTCATTCTCTTATTTACCAGAAATTTACCAGAAATATGGCATCATTGAGGTGTGCTGGGCGGGGGTGGGAGGCGATGAGAGGGTTAGGGAAGACCTTTTCGCCACTTACTCTGAGGTGGTGTTTTGTCAGtctcttgtttttctctatttctctatctattttctcTTACTTTACTCTGTTAGGGTTTAAGTGTTACCTGTTCTGGCTTGCTCAAACTGCTGGAACAGAGGGACACATAGGAGCACCTTTTCTTGTTTCTGTGTGCCTTGAGAGTCATTCAGTAGCTCGCTTAAGACCAAATGTTTGAATTTCTTGTTCATCACTGTGTTCTCTGGTGGACACTGACACTCCTTCCTCTGCCCCGGGCCAGGTCAAGCCGCTGGGGGTGGTGTGGGGGAAGTACGAGCACTACACGCAGCAGAACACCATCATGTTTGATGACCTGCGCCGCAACTTCCTCATGAACCCCCAGAATGGTCTAAAGATCCGCCCCTTCCGCCAAGCCCACCTCAACCGCTCTACAGACAGGGAGCTGCTGCGCCTGTCCCACTACCTTGAGGATATTGCCAGCGTGGAGGATATCTCCGCCCTCAACCACAGCAAGTGGGAACACTACCGCAAGGAAGGCTACAACTGACCCTGCCCCCGCCCGCTGCATTTGGGGCTGCCTCTGCTTGCTGCCCAGGCCTCGCCAGGACCCACGTGCATAGTAGTCTGTGATGGggagtgtggtggtgagggtgtgggcgcCGCCATTATTGTTGGTGCTGTAATACCTGCACTCGTGGGATCAGTGACAAAATTACTCCTGAACACTGCCCCTTTTTCCTCATGTGCATTATGACTGGCCACCAAGGACAGCCCAAGTCCAGCCTGTTCATAGTAGTCAGTCCTAACTTGCAGTCTGAGGGGATCAGAGCTTAAAAAATTCATTGGTATTTTTAGGTATTGGAATTCTATTATTAATTTTCTATTATTAATTTCTGGGGAAGGAAGTCACCACCGGCTTACTCTTGATGATGTACAGTGTTTGCATCATCCTGGTGACCCTGAGCCTGGGTGCGGGTCCAGGGCACCCAGCGGGGCTGGTGGGCAGGACTGACTCATGGTGCCTTGTTCACTGTGTTGTAGGCAGCAGTGCAGCACAGCAGGTGCCAGGGAGGCAGGGTGCTCACCACTGGAGGATTGGTTATAATGACAGTGTACTGTTCAAAATTGCCTTATTTCCCGGCACATTATGCACTCATATTTTTTGTGAGGTCAGATTGtgcagaaaatgtaaaaaaaaaaaagaagaaaaaaaaaaatctaaatttaGAGTTGATATTGTCCTTCAATAGAATAGAACACAAGGCAGAAATGTAATGACTATGAACCTACTGTAAATCTGATGTTTCAAATGTAGTTTCAAATGagttcatataaaaaaaatctgaaatgTGAGTAAAGACAGCCTGAGCACTGCCTCCAGGCCACTGCCTCTGTGTTCCTGCGCCTGCCTGGCCCTGCTGTGGTGCCTGACGCACCGCCTGCTGAACACACTGTTGTTCTGGGGGGTGCGTCGGCTGGTGCCTGACGCACCACCTGCTGAACACACTGTTGTTCTGGGGGTGCGTCGGCTGGTGCCTGACGCACCGCCTGCTGAACACACTGTTGTTCTGGGGGGTGCGTCGGCTGGTGCCTGACGCACCGCCTGCTGAACACACTGTTGTTCTGGGGGTGCGTCGGCccatttccttttttatgttaGTCTTATGAACATTTTCTTTCTCAGAGAAAGCTACAAATAAAAAATGTTGCATACAAGCATCCACTTCCTTGAATCTCATTGATGCAGCAAGAGATAGGAATGCATGACTTGTGACGGGTGGTGTTGGGGCGCTCAGCATTGACTCAAACACGCAAAATTAATCTTTAAAAAGCAGCTGCCAGATATAAAACAGTAAAGCACTTGCTTGATCTCATGGCTTGCTTTGTACGGTGCAAAATATGCAGAGAATGTACGCTGCAGATACACTATGTAACAGTAAGCCTCTAAACACTCACAGGCCAAAGCACTCACTGAccattcctattttccttctgtgAGTCAGTCTGATGATTGTTCATGTCCAGAACACGCCCGGCCAAAACTGTTGCTGCTTATTTATCCATAGAGGTTGAACATCTGTGTTCCTGAAATAGCCATCCAGCCCAGGCCATGTAATGTAAATGTAAGACACTGGTGCTGTGGCAGCCTTGGTGGTTGTGGCGCGTGTGGTGCTCTGGGTGACACACAGAGCTATAGTCAGACCAGCTGAAACTGGCACCTGGGCGTTGGCGGCCAGACAATGCCTGGAACGATCACGTGCCACATGTTGAGAACAATTGCAGCTTCATCATCTACAGCACTTGTGTGAGATAACAGAAAAGAAGTATGCACATATTGATTCAATTTCAATGtaaatattttgaatttataagaaacaatacacaaaagtaataaaattgtAAAACAAATCAGTAAAGTAGCAGACATTTTCGCCATTTTTTGTCACATTATCTGGCGTTTATCACAGGTCTTGAGTGGGCAAAGGAAGTTAAAATTATctaaaaaataaggtaaaagaatATATCTCCAAATGTGACAATATATTGTTTAGTTTTAATAAACCGTTGAAAAGGTGGAAGGAACAACAGAATTAAAACGCTACAACACAGTGGAAATATGCAGAGTGGCAAGACTAACCACTGATGGCCCACACACCAGCTTGCTCTGGTTGTTGTACTCCAAGATATCCTGGAACACATGGAGGGAGCATTGCCTGGCCTGGGAGAGGACACTTGGTAGTTGAGGGAAGGCACGGCTGTGGTCTGAGGTCTGCTTTCTTGTCACAATAATCATCTTGACAAGGACAAGTTACTAAAATTATGTTTAAGTGTAACTTTCTTAAAGGTTTGATATTTATGAAAACTTTTATTTTGTCACATGTTATAATAGGTATTTTGTGAACTAGTCTGAATTTTGTATTTCTCAAACTTTGAAAAGAAGGGAGGTACGCGGCGGGTGTGAGGCAGAGTATTATTGTAGGTCAGCAGGTGAGGGTGAGTCAAGGCCCGAGGAACCTACTGCTGGCCTGAGGTGCTGCTGCCGCCACAATGCTGCTCTTTATGCAGATCAAAGTGTTACTATGTGTGATAAACTATCTGTGTGTACCCATGTTTGTGCTAGAGTTTGTGTCTTGTAGTATCTGATATTACAGCTGGCCTCTCGGATCACAGTGGTTGTTAATAATTGTTACTTCATGGGGAGCACTGGACTTGCTGCCATGGAGAGTTAGCATCTCTGCCTCTCACGGCCAGCTTCATTCTATTTCATTCCCAAGCTCCTTCATGAAACTCTTGCTCAGAAGTGTGACTTAAGGGGCGATTactctgggcaaattttccgtggatcttcagtcaaaccacgatttccgctggcgtggttcgcatttgtttcttgttattgctgatgatgatggtgagtaataccgtcgtccttcggtgaaatctaccgtagctttggaagattgtggacacgtcagaaaaccacggaaatatgagaaccacgccagcggaaatcgtggtgactgaagatccacggaaaatttgcccagtgtaatagccccttaagggaTCAGTAGCATCAGACATGTCAGTTTGCCTGGGTCAAGCCAACTGGGGAAATATTTAGCTTAAGAGTTGCATGCTCTTTCAGTTAGTGTGCACCCTGGGTGTGGCTGTGCTTCATGCTAACTCACAAAATGGGAACCTGAATCTTGTACTGGGGACATCTGCATCTTGCCCTCAGCAGCACTGACTGTGTGGCATTAAATGTGGCACTGCTATCACAGCCTTATTTGGCATCAGGCAACAGCTTAAAGATGGGTGTAAGAAATATCATTATCCTCCCAACTGTCAATGTATCAGAGATGTGGACGTGGAATGTAGCACAGCAGTCACGGACACCCTCAGTGGAAATTACTTATACAAGAGGTTCATGTGAAGTGTcaagatgggatggagaaagtaataaaGGTGTGTATGGGAATCTTGGCGTGGGTGTGACAACAATAGGAGTTGGTTGTGGTGTAGCTGAATGGGTAAAACCTGGCaccctgagatggtttggacatgtgatgaggATGAATGAGGATAACTTTGTG contains:
- the LOC126986422 gene encoding ubiquitin-like domain-containing CTD phosphatase 1 is translated as MKALTVKWSGKEYEVEVDEENMTVKDFKDAIEKQTGVRPLRQKLLNLKLKGKLPDDETKMGALGLRPGTKIMMIGSLESSVAEAQRIPENLPPVINDLDIEEEEVAIENRSEYLQKVEKRVKEYKVKMLNCMRPGKKLLVLDIDYTLFDHRSTAETGAELMRPYLHEFLTSAYKDYDIVIWSATSMKWIVEKMKLLGVSNHPDYKIAFYLDSLAMITIETQKYGVIEVKPLGVVWGKYEHYTQQNTIMFDDLRRNFLMNPQNGLKIRPFRQAHLNRSTDRELLRLSHYLEDIASVEDISALNHSKWEHYRKEGYN